Proteins from a single region of bacterium:
- a CDS encoding dienelactone hydrolase family protein gives MAAILLALVVVTPAFAEVKYETFEYKDGATILEGYLAWDDAIKGERPGVLVFHQWRGLSDYERMRARQLAEMGYVAFAADIYGKGVRPATVQEAGATSGKYKESPELFRRRANLALDALRKHTLSQDNNIGAIGYCFGGAAVLELARSGAVFNAGVSFHGSYKTSLPAKKGEIKPALLVVHGADDPFTNMEELDWLMDELNAASADWQAIVISGAQHAFTDPDAKGDLKGAKYDERAAHRAWEAMKVFFGETLK, from the coding sequence GTGGCGGCGATCCTGCTGGCGCTTGTCGTGGTGACGCCGGCGTTCGCCGAGGTGAAATACGAAACGTTCGAATACAAGGACGGCGCGACGATCCTCGAGGGCTACCTCGCGTGGGATGACGCCATCAAGGGCGAGAGGCCGGGTGTGCTCGTGTTCCACCAGTGGCGCGGGCTTTCCGACTACGAACGCATGCGCGCGCGGCAGCTTGCCGAGATGGGATACGTCGCGTTCGCCGCGGATATCTACGGCAAAGGCGTGCGCCCGGCGACCGTGCAGGAGGCGGGCGCGACGTCCGGCAAATACAAGGAAAGTCCGGAGCTGTTCCGCCGTCGCGCGAATCTGGCGCTCGACGCGCTGCGCAAGCACACGCTGTCGCAGGACAACAACATCGGCGCGATCGGCTACTGCTTCGGCGGCGCGGCGGTGCTGGAACTGGCGCGCTCGGGCGCGGTGTTCAACGCGGGCGTGAGCTTCCACGGATCGTACAAGACGTCGCTACCGGCGAAAAAAGGCGAGATCAAACCCGCGTTGCTCGTTGTCCACGGCGCGGACGATCCGTTCACAAACATGGAGGAGCTCGACTGGCTGATGGACGAGCTAAACGCGGCAAGCGCGGACTGGCAGGCGATCGTCATCTCCGGCGCGCAGCATGCGTTCACCGATCCGGACGCCAAGGGCGACCTGAAAGGCGCGAAATACGACGAACGCGCCGCGCACCGTGCGTGGGAAGCGATGAAGGTGTTTTTTGGCGAGACGCTGAAGTGA
- a CDS encoding M23 family metallopeptidase, with translation MAAIRWVGPAFAALVAASVFLATAGAESPDSAAGAPGYLWPVKATPVVTGVFCDARNGHPHGGLDISLFGKVGTIPIVSVDEGVLMRLRTSRYGYGNAVYVRMPGKKVAVYAHLDRFSPRLERVAAELREKTGQYDLDYYYEPWEMTVPIARGETIGMGGKSGTSTAHLHFEIRDDDVVNLNPLTSGFAVKDDVAPNIGGLLLSPIDAASAIDGGRSPRRLRGAGGEHVRLRGRVGLSVDAADRHAAKGRRFSPYRIEVRVDGAPYFETRFDQWGYIDQRIEMSQYDRDAKGARYLRAYNPWPVEVPFYSKPDAGTFDDLAPGDHEVEIIVADPAGNADRAVLRVTVEGAGSASRPWPYGASMYRLFNGARAATPDGSFEIAGGEKSFFAPLLIDINDAGFAHPAAETACVSVPNPGGPARRQAFGVSFAYGEDAESIEQLAVYAIDGGKAGFLGADRPPVGRRVSGQAFDFGTYCLLRDAAPPAVDGIRAARAPAVAKFVATDDIAGLANDGVRAQIDGKPALVRYSASTGRGEVFAIGARPRGERTISIAATDRVGNVTNRQAVLVIK, from the coding sequence TTGGCGGCTATCCGATGGGTCGGGCCCGCGTTTGCCGCGCTCGTCGCAGCATCGGTTTTCCTGGCCACGGCGGGCGCCGAATCCCCGGATTCGGCGGCGGGCGCGCCGGGCTACTTATGGCCGGTGAAGGCGACGCCGGTCGTGACGGGCGTGTTCTGCGACGCGCGCAACGGGCACCCGCACGGCGGGCTCGATATCTCGCTGTTCGGCAAGGTGGGGACGATCCCGATCGTTTCCGTGGACGAAGGCGTGTTGATGCGCCTTCGCACCTCGCGATACGGTTACGGCAACGCCGTTTACGTCCGCATGCCGGGCAAAAAGGTGGCCGTTTACGCGCATTTGGATCGCTTTTCGCCAAGGCTCGAACGCGTCGCCGCCGAGCTTCGCGAAAAGACCGGGCAATACGACCTGGATTACTACTACGAGCCCTGGGAGATGACAGTGCCGATCGCGCGCGGCGAGACAATCGGCATGGGTGGCAAGTCGGGTACGAGCACGGCGCATCTGCACTTCGAGATCCGCGACGACGATGTGGTGAACCTGAATCCGTTGACGAGCGGATTTGCCGTCAAGGACGACGTCGCGCCGAACATCGGCGGCCTGCTGCTTTCGCCGATCGATGCCGCCTCCGCGATCGACGGCGGGCGGTCGCCAAGGCGCCTTCGCGGCGCGGGCGGCGAACATGTCCGCTTGCGCGGGCGCGTGGGACTTTCCGTTGACGCGGCGGATCGCCACGCGGCGAAGGGTCGCCGTTTTTCGCCGTATCGCATCGAGGTGCGCGTCGACGGCGCGCCGTATTTCGAGACGCGCTTTGACCAATGGGGCTACATCGATCAGCGCATCGAGATGTCTCAATACGACCGCGACGCGAAGGGCGCGCGATACCTGCGTGCGTACAATCCGTGGCCGGTCGAAGTTCCGTTTTACTCCAAACCTGACGCGGGTACGTTCGACGACCTCGCGCCCGGCGATCACGAGGTTGAGATCATCGTTGCCGATCCGGCCGGGAACGCGGACCGCGCCGTGCTTCGCGTGACCGTGGAGGGCGCCGGAAGCGCATCCCGCCCCTGGCCTTACGGCGCGAGTATGTATCGGCTTTTCAACGGCGCGCGCGCGGCGACGCCGGACGGATCATTTGAGATCGCGGGCGGCGAGAAGAGCTTTTTCGCGCCGCTTCTGATCGATATCAACGACGCGGGCTTCGCGCATCCCGCGGCCGAGACCGCGTGCGTGTCGGTGCCGAATCCCGGCGGCCCGGCGAGGCGCCAGGCGTTTGGCGTATCATTCGCGTACGGCGAGGACGCCGAATCCATCGAGCAGCTTGCGGTGTACGCCATCGATGGCGGCAAGGCGGGTTTTCTGGGCGCGGACCGCCCGCCCGTCGGCCGTCGCGTGTCGGGGCAGGCGTTCGACTTTGGCACGTACTGCCTGCTTCGCGACGCGGCGCCACCTGCGGTCGACGGCATTCGCGCGGCGCGCGCGCCGGCCGTGGCTAAGTTTGTCGCGACCGATGACATCGCGGGCCTGGCCAACGACGGGGTGCGCGCGCAAATCGACGGCAAGCCAGCGCTGGTGCGCTATTCCGCGTCGACCGGGCGCGGCGAGGTGTTCGCCATCGGCGCAAGGCCGCGGGGCGAGCGGACGATTTCGATCGCCGCCACTGATCGCGTGGGCAACGTCACGAACCGTCAGGCCGTCCTTGTCATAAAATGA
- a CDS encoding efflux RND transporter periplasmic adaptor subunit: MSRVIRVLAIAAILTAAAYGIYTTRGDEKDENLYSGVVEATEVTVSAEVAGRITEIAVDEGARIEKGEFIARIDDAIFAAQLAQAEAARGAARAQYQAVGAGLSEINDEIERGENLYNAGSMSAQKMDMLRGKKDRLAAQRDAASHQIKQADATARLAQEQIGRATIVAPISGTVVARSIEAGESAMPGAAIVTIADIENAWVRIFVPETRLGHLTLGQTVKVTADSWTDRAFDGTIVMISDRAEFTPKNVQTREERTRLVYAVKIAVPNPDGALKIGMPVDARLP; encoded by the coding sequence ATGAGCCGCGTCATCCGCGTCCTCGCGATTGCCGCGATCCTCACCGCCGCCGCGTATGGCATCTACACGACGCGCGGCGACGAGAAGGACGAGAATCTGTATTCCGGCGTCGTCGAGGCGACCGAAGTCACCGTGTCCGCGGAGGTCGCCGGGCGCATCACGGAGATTGCCGTGGACGAAGGCGCGCGCATCGAGAAGGGCGAGTTCATCGCGCGCATCGACGACGCGATCTTCGCCGCGCAGCTTGCGCAGGCCGAGGCGGCGCGGGGCGCGGCGCGCGCGCAGTACCAGGCCGTCGGCGCGGGACTTTCCGAGATCAACGACGAGATCGAGCGCGGCGAGAATCTCTATAACGCGGGCAGCATGTCCGCGCAAAAGATGGACATGCTCCGGGGCAAGAAAGACCGGCTCGCCGCGCAACGCGACGCCGCGTCGCATCAGATCAAGCAGGCCGACGCGACGGCGCGGCTCGCGCAAGAACAGATCGGCCGCGCAACGATCGTCGCGCCGATTTCCGGCACCGTCGTCGCGCGTTCCATAGAGGCCGGCGAGTCCGCGATGCCCGGCGCGGCGATCGTGACGATTGCGGATATCGAAAATGCGTGGGTGCGCATCTTCGTGCCGGAGACGCGGCTTGGGCACCTGACGCTCGGTCAGACCGTCAAGGTCACCGCGGACTCGTGGACCGACCGCGCGTTCGACGGCACCATCGTCATGATCTCCGATCGCGCCGAGTTCACGCCGAAAAACGTGCAGACGCGCGAGGAACGCACGCGCCTCGTGTACGCCGTGAAGATCGCCGTGCCCAATCCCGACGGCGCGCTCAAGATCGGCATGCCGGTCGACGCGCGCCTGCCGTAG
- a CDS encoding TolC family protein — MKPRVFILAAAFALALPANAFAQSFTLDDAIAHALENNKRLAAAREEIEAAEARLSGAWAPIYPRVDIEAGYTHISDVPTIDIEGLDLSALSAFPGAPEIPPFEEHKKMGDEDNYRAEVKARQLLFGSGQALAGMRAAKAATRAAREQVAADENEIARDVALAFYNVLLAREVLVARQEALSTSEAHLADVRTRLSFGAATRLELLQSELDASNRRPEVREAQNALAIATTGFKSLIGYDLDAPIAIDGDLGDLAPVPAYPEAFATATSHRPELAALSAGIDARDHEAWARTAGMLPKVVALGSYGYQKPWYFEEDWKTVWTVGVGVTIPVFDGFAAWSGRKEALAGMRKLEKERAAAREGIDLQVRRALLDLSEIEPRVRETAENLARAKEIHEIAAASYKLGAITNLELLDAQLAVTAAATARAKALFDYQTARVRLISASGAPLTKEATP, encoded by the coding sequence ATGAAGCCGCGCGTCTTCATCCTCGCGGCGGCGTTCGCGCTGGCCCTTCCCGCCAACGCTTTCGCGCAGAGCTTCACGCTCGATGACGCGATCGCGCACGCGCTCGAGAACAACAAGCGCCTTGCCGCCGCACGAGAGGAAATCGAGGCGGCCGAGGCGCGGCTTTCCGGCGCGTGGGCGCCGATTTATCCGCGCGTCGATATCGAGGCCGGCTACACGCACATCTCCGACGTGCCGACGATCGACATCGAAGGCCTGGACCTGTCCGCCCTGTCCGCGTTTCCCGGCGCTCCGGAAATCCCGCCGTTCGAGGAACACAAGAAGATGGGCGACGAGGACAATTATCGCGCGGAAGTGAAGGCGCGGCAGCTTCTGTTCGGCTCCGGCCAGGCGCTTGCCGGCATGCGCGCGGCCAAGGCGGCGACGCGGGCGGCACGCGAGCAGGTGGCGGCGGACGAAAACGAAATCGCGCGCGACGTGGCGCTCGCGTTCTACAACGTCCTTCTCGCGCGCGAGGTGCTCGTTGCGCGCCAGGAGGCGCTTTCGACGTCCGAGGCGCATCTGGCCGACGTGCGTACGCGGCTGTCGTTCGGCGCGGCGACGCGGCTCGAGCTTTTGCAGTCGGAGTTGGACGCCTCCAATCGCCGCCCCGAGGTGCGCGAGGCGCAAAACGCGCTCGCCATCGCGACGACCGGGTTCAAGTCGTTGATCGGCTACGACCTCGACGCGCCGATCGCGATCGACGGCGACCTCGGCGATCTCGCGCCCGTGCCGGCGTATCCGGAGGCGTTTGCGACGGCCACGTCGCATCGCCCGGAGCTCGCGGCGCTTTCCGCCGGCATCGACGCGCGCGATCACGAGGCCTGGGCGCGCACCGCGGGCATGTTGCCGAAGGTCGTCGCCCTGGGCAGCTACGGCTACCAGAAGCCGTGGTACTTCGAGGAGGACTGGAAAACGGTGTGGACCGTCGGCGTCGGCGTGACGATTCCGGTGTTCGACGGATTCGCCGCGTGGTCCGGACGAAAAGAGGCGCTCGCCGGTATGCGCAAACTCGAAAAAGAGCGCGCCGCCGCGCGCGAGGGCATCGACCTTCAAGTGCGGCGCGCGCTGCTTGACCTGTCCGAGATCGAGCCCCGCGTGCGCGAGACGGCGGAAAATCTCGCGCGCGCGAAAGAGATCCACGAGATCGCCGCCGCCTCGTACAAGCTCGGCGCGATCACAAACCTGGAACTGCTCGACGCGCAGCTTGCGGTGACCGCCGCGGCGACCGCGCGCGCCAAGGCGCTGTTCGATTATCAAACGGCCCGCGTCCGCCTCATCAGCGCGTCGGGCGCGCCGCTCACGAAGGAGGCGACGCCATGA
- a CDS encoding TetR/AcrR family transcriptional regulator, giving the protein MDTAVNRLIELLGPHLATEPDKTRDRIVTAAKQRFVEHGFARETIGRLCHDLHVSKKTFYKYFADRDDLVLAIVARNFSIIAPRIAEITASDLPPRERIDAVVDFLLGTVAKHFSVAFLADLQTLMPDVWEAINSFRLSQARRVIGMIEEGQRAGVCRDDIDPERLSRLLAVFVTRVVDPRTLAEHGLRLEDAVETMTKVLRYGIYTPEPKRAVTRKKTPPAAKQGRKR; this is encoded by the coding sequence GTGGACACCGCCGTCAACCGCCTGATCGAACTTCTGGGGCCGCATCTGGCCACGGAGCCGGACAAAACGCGCGACCGCATCGTCACCGCCGCGAAGCAGCGTTTCGTCGAACACGGCTTCGCGCGCGAGACGATCGGCCGCCTGTGCCACGACCTGCACGTCTCGAAAAAGACGTTCTACAAGTACTTTGCCGACCGCGACGATCTGGTGCTCGCCATCGTGGCGCGCAACTTCTCGATCATCGCGCCGCGCATCGCCGAGATCACCGCGAGCGACCTGCCCCCGCGCGAACGCATCGACGCCGTGGTCGATTTTCTGCTCGGCACGGTCGCCAAGCACTTTTCCGTCGCGTTCCTGGCCGACTTGCAAACACTGATGCCCGACGTGTGGGAGGCGATTAACTCCTTTCGCCTTTCGCAGGCGCGGCGCGTCATCGGGATGATCGAGGAGGGCCAGCGCGCGGGCGTGTGCCGCGACGACATCGACCCGGAGCGCCTCTCGCGTCTTCTCGCCGTGTTCGTGACGCGCGTGGTCGATCCGCGCACGCTCGCCGAACACGGACTGCGTCTGGAGGATGCGGTCGAGACGATGACCAAGGTTCTGCGTTACGGCATCTACACGCCGGAGCCAAAACGCGCCGTGACACGCAAGAAAACGCCGCCCGCCGCGAAACAGGGGCGCAAGCGATGA
- a CDS encoding response regulator, which translates to MFVITILLAARTVFFLAHMRLEWRESLEEGERARIRTVAGTLALSIDGDRHEAAANALAKSTGSSPEPATWSDAPEEIRRLREYLIRAGQVTDRTTPIYTLRPRPERLEAIRAEPGRVHKGAMQFVASSAIAPYWDHYYDYRPEMAPALFNGEIVDTGIYSDPHGAWLSAFAPIRGAGDGIVAVLEVDFSEDALLDALLVKSREHLLEAGLDFAVIVVTLALVLAYLMRPLSRLRAAAHGFGAGDYKTAMPTRGVAEVAELGGVLDDARRRILADIDRHKREQERELRDVKERTRAILENVVDGVVIVDENGLIESFNPAAGRLFGVYDYHIVTGRPFDMFVPRIRPVLNKHFLHPREADDVTKIRGFKGELTGERENGTKIPLEVSVAEMRHANQRLFIAVLRDMTERKKSEQLIRTQRDDLAARLVEIVSLHEIAERRAQELDEANLKLTHAIEAAQRASRAKGEFLANMSHEIRTPMNAIIGFSDLLLAETLPDDSHEHVRIIHEAGDALLAIIDDILDFSKVEAGRIEVEQVPFDLARLASDACALVGPRVRDKKVEIVCDIAGDVEPFVGGDPGLLRQILLNLLGNAAKFTAKGEVRLSIRRAGESDARVRLAFSVRDTGIGIPDHMQTRIFEAFTQVDGSIRRRHGGTGLGLAITKRLVESLGGNLSVESREGQGSDFSFTLEFERRADGDDLRLVPLAELAEKRLLIIDDNAGNRRVAAGYAKLFDIDADAASSVDEGLAFVARQREAGRAYDVVVVDDIMPNASGFEFLRAAREADLLGGTHVVLWSSRSDSGLSMQAANAGFSALLFKPIVGAYLVATIRALLARTGPGPMLTPHVIRQEHLDECDRTDEADLSGVSVLVAEDVEPNFRLVQKSLERMGITRVFWARDGREAVHLATTCAPDIVLMDVQMPEFDGYEATGRIRAAGGRMPIVALTAHAMNDHENAAIEAGCDDYLRKPIKHITLRSTIARFCAERREGAGAIREPERDPAPAGASAREASVPGAAVPGLDFAVTSNAYQDDAEIMELVGEIVREFPARAERLMRALDEENMDEVSRWAHSLKGLAANFHLDALCNLARAMEAKCRRAGARASDFDAERRAVEDLAARSRAA; encoded by the coding sequence TTGTTCGTCATTACCATTCTTTTGGCGGCGCGAACGGTGTTTTTTCTCGCGCACATGCGCCTGGAATGGCGCGAAAGCCTGGAAGAAGGCGAACGCGCCCGCATCCGAACGGTCGCCGGCACGCTGGCGCTTTCCATCGACGGGGACCGGCACGAGGCCGCCGCCAATGCGCTCGCGAAATCGACCGGCTCCTCCCCCGAGCCCGCCACGTGGAGCGACGCCCCCGAGGAAATCCGCCGCCTGCGCGAATACCTGATACGCGCGGGCCAGGTCACCGATCGCACGACGCCGATTTATACGCTGCGCCCGCGCCCGGAGCGGCTCGAGGCGATCCGCGCCGAACCGGGCCGCGTCCACAAGGGCGCCATGCAGTTTGTCGCTTCGAGCGCCATCGCGCCGTACTGGGATCATTATTACGACTATCGGCCGGAGATGGCGCCCGCCCTGTTCAACGGCGAGATCGTTGATACGGGAATCTACAGCGATCCTCACGGCGCGTGGCTGTCCGCATTCGCGCCGATTCGCGGCGCCGGGGACGGGATCGTCGCGGTCCTGGAGGTCGATTTTTCGGAGGACGCGCTTCTCGATGCGCTGCTCGTCAAATCGCGTGAGCACCTGCTCGAGGCCGGGCTGGACTTCGCCGTCATCGTCGTGACGCTCGCGCTGGTGCTGGCGTATCTCATGCGTCCGCTCTCGCGGTTGCGCGCCGCGGCGCACGGCTTCGGCGCCGGCGATTACAAGACCGCCATGCCGACCCGGGGTGTTGCGGAGGTGGCGGAACTCGGCGGCGTGCTCGACGACGCCAGGCGGCGGATCCTGGCCGACATCGACCGGCACAAGCGCGAACAGGAGCGGGAACTGCGCGACGTCAAGGAACGAACCCGCGCGATCCTCGAAAACGTCGTCGACGGCGTCGTGATCGTGGACGAGAACGGGCTCATCGAGTCGTTCAATCCCGCCGCGGGGCGGCTTTTCGGCGTTTACGATTATCACATCGTCACCGGTCGGCCGTTCGACATGTTCGTCCCCCGGATTCGGCCGGTCTTGAACAAGCACTTCCTGCATCCGCGCGAAGCCGACGACGTGACGAAGATTCGCGGATTCAAGGGCGAACTGACCGGCGAGCGCGAGAACGGAACGAAGATCCCCCTTGAGGTCTCCGTCGCCGAAATGCGTCACGCGAACCAGCGCCTGTTCATCGCGGTGCTGCGCGACATGACCGAGCGAAAAAAATCCGAGCAACTCATCCGCACGCAGCGCGATGACCTGGCCGCCCGGCTCGTCGAGATCGTCTCGCTGCACGAAATCGCCGAGCGCCGCGCGCAGGAACTGGACGAGGCGAATCTCAAGCTGACGCACGCCATCGAGGCCGCCCAGCGCGCCAGCCGCGCCAAGGGCGAGTTCCTCGCGAATATGTCGCACGAGATTCGCACGCCGATGAACGCAATCATCGGATTTTCCGACCTGCTGCTTGCCGAGACGCTGCCGGACGATTCGCACGAGCACGTGCGTATCATTCACGAGGCGGGCGACGCGCTGCTTGCCATCATCGACGACATCCTCGATTTCTCGAAGGTCGAGGCGGGCCGGATCGAGGTCGAACAGGTGCCGTTCGATCTCGCGCGGCTGGCCTCGGACGCCTGCGCGCTGGTCGGCCCACGCGTTCGCGACAAGAAGGTCGAGATCGTGTGCGACATCGCCGGCGACGTGGAGCCGTTTGTCGGCGGCGATCCAGGTCTTCTGCGTCAGATCCTTCTGAACCTGCTCGGCAACGCCGCGAAGTTCACCGCGAAGGGCGAAGTGCGCCTTTCGATCCGCCGCGCCGGCGAAAGCGACGCGCGCGTGCGCCTGGCGTTTTCCGTTCGCGACACCGGCATCGGCATTCCCGATCACATGCAAACGCGCATCTTCGAGGCCTTCACGCAGGTGGACGGCTCCATCCGCCGCCGTCACGGCGGAACGGGCCTCGGGCTTGCGATCACCAAAAGGCTCGTGGAATCGCTCGGCGGAAATCTTTCGGTCGAAAGCCGCGAGGGCCAAGGCAGCGATTTCTCGTTCACCCTCGAATTCGAGCGCCGGGCGGACGGCGACGATCTTCGCCTCGTGCCGCTGGCGGAGCTAGCGGAAAAGCGCCTTCTTATCATCGACGACAACGCCGGCAACCGCCGCGTGGCCGCGGGTTACGCGAAACTTTTCGATATCGACGCGGACGCGGCCTCGAGCGTCGACGAGGGACTTGCGTTCGTCGCCAGACAGCGCGAGGCCGGCCGCGCCTACGACGTGGTGGTCGTGGACGACATCATGCCGAACGCGTCCGGGTTCGAATTCCTGCGCGCGGCGCGGGAAGCGGATTTGCTCGGCGGCACGCACGTCGTCCTCTGGAGCTCGCGTTCGGATTCGGGCCTCTCGATGCAGGCGGCCAACGCGGGATTTTCCGCGTTACTGTTCAAGCCGATCGTCGGCGCGTACCTCGTCGCGACGATACGCGCGCTGCTGGCGCGCACCGGGCCCGGCCCGATGCTGACGCCGCACGTCATCCGCCAGGAACATCTGGACGAGTGCGACCGGACCGACGAGGCCGACCTGTCCGGCGTGAGCGTGCTTGTCGCCGAGGACGTCGAGCCGAATTTCCGGCTGGTTCAAAAGTCGCTCGAACGCATGGGGATCACGCGCGTGTTCTGGGCCCGGGACGGGCGCGAGGCCGTGCATCTGGCGACCACGTGCGCGCCGGATATCGTGCTCATGGACGTGCAGATGCCGGAGTTCGACGGCTACGAGGCCACCGGGCGCATCCGCGCGGCGGGCGGACGCATGCCGATCGTCGCCCTGACCGCCCACGCGATGAACGATCACGAGAACGCGGCGATCGAGGCCGGCTGCGACGATTATCTGCGCAAGCCGATCAAGCATATCACGCTGCGTTCGACGATCGCGCGCTTTTGCGCCGAACGCCGCGAAGGCGCCGGGGCGATCCGCGAGCCGGAACGGGATCCCGCGCCGGCCGGCGCGTCGGCTCGCGAGGCGTCCGTTCCCGGCGCGGCCGTCCCGGGGCTCGATTTCGCGGTCACAAGCAACGCCTATCAGGACGACGCGGAGATCATGGAGCTTGTCGGCGAGATCGTGCGCGAGTTTCCCGCGCGCGCCGAGCGGCTGATGCGCGCGCTCGACGAGGAAAACATGGACGAGGTTTCGCGCTGGGCGCACTCGCTCAAGGGCTTGGCCGCAAATTTTCATCTCGATGCGCTATGCAATCTTGCCCGCGCGATGGAGGCCAAGTGCCG
- the queF gene encoding preQ(1) synthase: MPKTGSRNKTRTASRGAYKPKVLGKSVTGPLKRVDLVPWGAGEVLVRLDCREFTTICPVTGQPDFGRLEIEYVPGAHLIETKSLKLYLQGYRDRKGFNEEIVATLTEELFRQAKPKSLRVTGHYNARGGIAVTCVAERGAIEDED, from the coding sequence ATGCCGAAAACCGGATCAAGGAATAAAACCCGTACCGCATCTCGCGGCGCCTACAAACCGAAAGTCCTCGGCAAATCCGTCACCGGGCCGCTAAAGCGCGTGGACCTTGTGCCGTGGGGCGCGGGCGAGGTGCTGGTGCGGCTTGATTGCCGCGAGTTCACGACGATCTGCCCGGTCACCGGGCAGCCGGACTTCGGCCGGCTCGAGATCGAATACGTCCCCGGCGCGCACCTCATCGAGACGAAATCGCTGAAGCTCTATTTGCAGGGCTATCGCGACCGGAAGGGCTTCAACGAGGAGATCGTCGCGACGCTCACCGAAGAGCTGTTCCGGCAGGCAAAGCCGAAGAGCCTGCGCGTCACCGGGCACTACAACGCGCGCGGCGGTATCGCCGTGACGTGCGTCGCCGAGCGGGGCGCGATCGAAGACGAGGATTGA